In Brevibacillus brevis NBRC 100599, a single genomic region encodes these proteins:
- a CDS encoding PP2C family protein-serine/threonine phosphatase gives MRKDNSEFITGFLSESGSFVRNKDYFAYAQLDDIACWVIARGLDNDQEVESAELAAKSVLGYFLQKPSISRYRIRRYLQEAHRVLQAESHRVRLKASLTVIVTDYARVRYGVAGNTRMYQFRNGRLQWQSKDQSLAQQMVDGEEIAEDALDQHEERHNLLSYLGTPNEFRPFVSKKLPLYDGDVFLLATPGLWEKVNPAEMQDGLQEAKDPEAWIDTLEDVLLSKQEHVVQNYTAAAIFANKIFKTDPQKKWRIIKRVALILLVLALAGGGALLFKMKEAERIADAATGMFEHETAGDAFIAEGDYPKALKAYSDARNAANIVKNKIQATLLAKKIRITQLIVDGDTAVKDEQYTKALDKYDKALKEMKGRDDFNESEILEKKEKTQSYVLVMQWKKEGDLLFEGQDYAGAEAYYQKARKLALETSFVTGEKELRTKLDEVASKKTGIDKEKKTLDGDKLEKQGDESYAAQDFEGAIQSYTMAQEIYQEIGVLEKVLAMERKVTKAEEKLNPPAAPSSAGAPAGQPSVQGTGAGSQPPAVQVNQGAPVNQTAPANQTAPVNQTAPVNQTAPTNQTAPINQAVPVNPVAPMYQLVPVPPVVPTNQAAPPAATAPATQPVQPPQANPPATANPTQEEAAKTP, from the coding sequence ATGAGAAAGGACAACAGTGAATTCATTACCGGGTTTCTATCCGAATCAGGCAGCTTCGTTCGCAACAAGGATTACTTTGCCTACGCACAGCTGGATGATATCGCGTGCTGGGTAATCGCCCGTGGATTGGATAACGATCAGGAAGTAGAGAGTGCAGAGTTGGCGGCCAAAAGCGTTCTGGGCTACTTTTTGCAGAAGCCGTCCATTTCGCGTTATCGCATTCGCCGCTATTTGCAGGAGGCCCATCGTGTCCTGCAAGCTGAGAGCCATCGCGTCAGACTAAAAGCGAGCCTGACCGTAATCGTAACGGACTATGCCAGAGTGAGGTACGGGGTTGCTGGTAACACCCGGATGTATCAGTTTCGCAATGGCCGACTGCAATGGCAGAGCAAGGATCAGAGTCTTGCCCAACAGATGGTGGACGGGGAGGAAATTGCAGAGGACGCGCTTGATCAGCACGAGGAGCGCCATAATCTCTTGAGCTATTTGGGGACACCCAATGAATTTCGTCCGTTTGTATCCAAGAAGCTCCCGCTCTATGACGGTGATGTTTTTCTGCTTGCTACCCCTGGTCTGTGGGAAAAGGTGAATCCGGCCGAAATGCAGGACGGTCTACAAGAGGCGAAAGATCCAGAAGCCTGGATCGATACGCTGGAGGACGTGCTTTTGAGCAAGCAGGAGCATGTCGTTCAAAACTACACGGCGGCTGCTATTTTTGCGAACAAAATTTTCAAGACAGACCCGCAAAAAAAGTGGCGGATCATCAAAAGGGTGGCACTCATCCTTCTCGTGCTTGCCTTGGCTGGAGGCGGCGCTCTGCTGTTCAAGATGAAGGAAGCGGAGCGCATTGCGGATGCTGCGACAGGGATGTTCGAGCATGAAACAGCCGGAGACGCTTTCATTGCGGAGGGCGATTATCCGAAGGCACTCAAGGCGTACAGCGATGCCCGAAATGCTGCAAATATCGTGAAAAACAAAATTCAGGCTACTCTCTTGGCCAAAAAGATTCGCATTACACAGTTGATCGTGGATGGAGATACGGCTGTAAAGGATGAGCAGTATACCAAAGCATTGGATAAGTACGACAAGGCGCTCAAAGAAATGAAAGGGCGCGATGATTTTAACGAATCGGAGATTTTGGAGAAAAAAGAAAAGACGCAATCGTATGTGCTCGTCATGCAGTGGAAAAAGGAAGGCGATCTCTTGTTTGAGGGGCAGGATTACGCTGGTGCAGAAGCCTATTACCAAAAGGCGCGCAAGCTGGCGTTGGAAACTTCCTTTGTAACAGGAGAAAAGGAGCTGCGTACCAAGCTGGACGAGGTAGCTTCCAAAAAGACCGGTATCGATAAGGAAAAGAAGACGCTCGACGGCGACAAGCTGGAGAAGCAAGGCGACGAGAGCTATGCAGCACAAGACTTCGAGGGAGCGATCCAATCGTATACGATGGCGCAGGAAATTTATCAGGAGATTGGTGTGCTGGAGAAGGTTTTGGCGATGGAGCGCAAGGTGACAAAAGCAGAGGAGAAGCTGAATCCTCCTGCTGCTCCGTCTTCGGCAGGTGCGCCAGCAGGTCAGCCTTCTGTGCAAGGGACGGGTGCTGGGAGTCAACCTCCGGCAGTTCAGGTGAATCAAGGGGCACCAGTTAATCAGACAGCTCCTGCAAATCAGACCGCACCGGTAAATCAAACAGCTCCGGTGAATCAGACGGCACCGACGAACCAAACAGCTCCGATCAATCAGGCAGTCCCAGTCAATCCGGTGGCTCCAATGTACCAGCTAGTTCCGGTGCCCCCAGTAGTGCCGACCAATCAAGCAGCTCCGCCAGCCGCGACTGCTCCGGCGACTCAGCCAGTTCAGCCACCGCAAGCTAATCCACCAGCTACAGCCAACCCGACACAGGAGGAGGCAGCGAAAACGCCATGA
- a CDS encoding PP2C family protein-serine/threonine phosphatase, whose product MFQQGAIPYLVVLGVIIAITLLFRLRAALIREEMNPVIQIGNGQTIGRREEQDDYFSTATSSHGTIAVLADGISGLANGRLASTLAVTTFIREFTKLDNPKHISLFFSRAAFLANSEILQALRGSRGGTTLVAGVIVEDKLYWGAVGDSIITVFRNGEFIPINQKDIYESVLEARFLSGEITKDEALEHPQKKQLINYLGYDNFQNIEIGREPFPLEKGDKVILCSDGVYDTLTEMELEQILFQNIAAHDAADQIIEAVESKQKANQDNATILILEKGW is encoded by the coding sequence ATGTTTCAACAGGGCGCAATCCCGTATCTGGTCGTCCTTGGCGTGATCATTGCCATTACTCTTTTGTTTCGTCTACGTGCAGCTTTGATCCGGGAAGAAATGAATCCCGTCATCCAGATCGGAAATGGACAGACGATCGGCAGGCGAGAAGAACAGGATGATTACTTTTCGACAGCAACATCGTCTCATGGGACGATTGCGGTCTTGGCTGATGGAATCAGTGGATTGGCTAACGGAAGACTTGCTTCAACGCTTGCCGTGACTACATTTATCCGTGAATTTACTAAGCTGGACAACCCGAAGCATATCTCCCTCTTCTTTTCCCGGGCTGCTTTTCTTGCCAATTCGGAGATTTTGCAGGCCTTAAGAGGAAGTCGGGGTGGGACAACACTGGTCGCTGGCGTAATCGTTGAGGACAAGCTGTATTGGGGAGCGGTTGGAGACAGTATCATTACCGTTTTCCGGAATGGAGAATTCATTCCGATCAATCAAAAAGACATTTATGAGTCGGTGCTGGAGGCGCGTTTTCTGTCCGGTGAGATTACGAAGGACGAGGCGTTGGAGCATCCGCAGAAAAAACAGTTAATCAACTACTTGGGCTACGATAACTTTCAAAATATCGAAATTGGTCGTGAGCCGTTTCCACTTGAAAAGGGAGACAAGGTCATTCTCTGTAGTGACGGCGTTTACGATACGTTAACCGAGATGGAGCTGGAGCAGATTTTGTTCCAAAATATCGCTGCCCATGACGCGGCTGACCAAATCATTGAAGCGGTGGAAAGCAAGCAAAAAGCCAATCAGGACAACGCAACCATTCTCATCCTGGAAAAAGGCTGGTAA
- a CDS encoding FHA domain-containing protein, which produces MSLTRCANGHMFSTRKHGSTCPYCSMVVEPGAKPDNKALARVADDDKTMPYLGETEGIEPVTGWLVCIEGPQQGQDYRIMAEKNFIGRAEDMHIRIVGDNAISRRNHAVIVYDPKKRNFYLLPGDASGLAYHNNEAVYTPVELTAYDVLQLGKSTFIFIPLCGVHFEWDNSNKGKE; this is translated from the coding sequence ATGAGTTTGACAAGATGCGCAAATGGTCACATGTTTAGCACCAGAAAACACGGAAGCACCTGCCCTTATTGCAGTATGGTCGTCGAGCCTGGGGCGAAACCGGACAACAAAGCACTGGCGAGAGTGGCGGACGACGATAAGACGATGCCATATCTGGGGGAAACAGAAGGGATTGAACCTGTTACCGGATGGCTGGTATGTATTGAGGGGCCACAACAAGGTCAAGATTACCGCATTATGGCGGAAAAGAACTTCATCGGTCGCGCAGAGGATATGCATATCCGAATCGTCGGAGACAACGCGATCTCTCGCCGCAATCATGCGGTAATTGTCTACGATCCGAAAAAACGCAACTTTTACTTGCTCCCAGGTGATGCGTCGGGGCTTGCCTATCATAACAATGAAGCCGTGTACACACCAGTCGAGCTTACTGCGTACGATGTGCTCCAGCTCGGAAAGAGTACCTTTATTTTCATCCCGCTGTGCGGTGTTCACTTCGAGTGGGACAACTCCAACAAAGGCAAGGAATGA
- a CDS encoding FHA domain-containing protein gives MAKKKGYQKSIRVKLIELLISVLVISALIYVFGYTDSNALKIFTGIAFGLFLFGVIIVRFGSPDEPEPKKEDGVTKLVLLDEEGESVKEWLIQGETSLLIGKSSAQNEVDIDLADAEYAALISKQHAVLNQASGDWFIEDIHSKNGTGIKQPNKRDKSKLEIEQPHKVKAGDIIYIANTRLLLK, from the coding sequence GTGGCGAAGAAAAAAGGATACCAAAAGTCCATCAGAGTGAAGCTCATAGAGCTGTTGATTTCCGTTCTTGTGATTAGTGCACTCATTTATGTCTTTGGTTATACGGACAGCAACGCTCTGAAAATTTTTACAGGAATCGCCTTCGGACTCTTTTTGTTCGGGGTCATAATCGTCAGATTCGGAAGCCCCGACGAACCGGAGCCAAAGAAAGAGGATGGCGTCACCAAACTGGTTCTATTAGATGAAGAGGGAGAGAGCGTGAAGGAGTGGTTGATCCAAGGGGAGACCTCCCTTTTGATCGGCAAAAGCTCCGCGCAAAACGAGGTTGACATCGACTTGGCGGACGCGGAATACGCTGCCTTGATCAGTAAGCAGCATGCGGTTCTGAATCAAGCGTCCGGGGACTGGTTCATCGAGGATATTCATTCCAAAAACGGTACGGGCATCAAGCAGCCGAACAAACGCGACAAGAGCAAGCTAGAGATTGAACAGCCGCATAAAGTGAAGGCTGGCGACATCATTTACATAGCCAATACCCGCTTGTTGCTGAAATAA
- a CDS encoding J domain-containing protein, with translation MKNYYEILGLTKQASTNDIKKAYRQLAKQHHPDVNAGSMESERIFKEITEAYQTLQDPALREAYDARYEAFQQKKQQQTSHTSSTKQGQSKQQAQSAPGVNFEDLGSTFERFFGFHPKTGEVNPNTMKSEKKNPLDTTDMFEQFFRMKKK, from the coding sequence ATGAAAAATTATTACGAGATTCTGGGGCTAACCAAACAAGCTTCCACGAATGACATCAAAAAAGCATACCGTCAACTGGCAAAGCAGCATCATCCGGATGTCAATGCCGGGAGCATGGAGTCAGAGCGAATCTTTAAAGAAATTACCGAGGCCTATCAGACATTGCAAGACCCGGCCTTGCGCGAGGCGTACGACGCGCGTTACGAAGCTTTTCAGCAGAAGAAGCAACAGCAGACCAGTCATACAAGCAGCACAAAACAAGGACAAAGCAAACAGCAAGCACAGTCTGCACCAGGTGTGAACTTCGAAGATTTGGGGAGCACCTTTGAACGATTTTTTGGTTTTCATCCGAAGACGGGTGAGGTTAACCCAAACACCATGAAATCCGAAAAGAAAAATCCACTGGATACAACAGATATGTTTGAACAGTTTTTCCGCATGAAGAAAAAATAA